One Amaranthus tricolor cultivar Red isolate AtriRed21 chromosome 1, ASM2621246v1, whole genome shotgun sequence DNA window includes the following coding sequences:
- the LOC130817485 gene encoding zinc finger CCCH domain-containing protein 32-like isoform X1, whose amino-acid sequence MESDGSHSDPTPDSDTQRPLTVLEESMGQLRLENSDAYPERPGAPDCIYFLRTGVCSYGDRCRFNHPPDRSPPPVVGSGNGGGGDFPERDGQPICQYYMRTGTCRYGTSCKYHHPRQEASPVSHFALNVYGYPLRPGAQECAYYIKTGQCKFGMTCKFHHPPPSTVPLQTATQTAVPPAPLASPNVYSTPTAAPQPYGVVSGNWSVAGPSMVPGSYIQGPYGPMIFSSGVVPLTAWGPYSGTTPLTNLNTQSVGAGQFYGFMPLSPSAPAYAGPYQALSSGGPSNVSKEHSYPQRPGQPECQHYLKTGDCKFGSSCKYHHPVQWGAPETSTALSAMGLPLRPGIPTCSYYAQHRVCKFGPTCKYDHPMETLSYSPSTSSLSDIPVAPYRVGSSIGTLAPSSSSSDFRAELMSGSNKDIVTTLSPSVSIPSSSAGSVSSTSGSISQSNPQQSSQSSASAIITSSKGDAGHVGARS is encoded by the exons ATGGAGTCAGATGGGTCCCACTCAGATCCAACTCCTGACTCCGATACTCAACGACCCCTAACTGTTCTTGAAG AATCCATGGGTCAGCTTCGATTAGAAAATTCTGATGCTTATCCGGAAAGACCTGGTGCACCCGATTGCATTTATTTCTTGAGAACCGGTGTTTGTAGCTATGGTGATCGTTGTCGTTTTAATCACCCTCCTGATCGTTCTCCTCCCccg GTGGTAGGAAGCGGAAATGGCGGCGGGGGAGACTTCCCTGAGCGAGATGGTCAGCCTATCTGTCAG TACTATATGAGGACCGGAACTTGCAGATATGGCACTTCTTGTAAGTACCATCATCCAAGGCAGGAAGCGAGTCCTGTGAGCCATTTTGCACTAAATGTCTATGGATATCCCTTGCGACCG GGCGCGCAGGAGTGTGCTTACTACATCAAAACAGGGCAGTGCAAGTTTGGGATGACCTGCAAATTTCATCATCCACCCCCTTCTACTGTGCCGTTGCAAACTGCAACACAAACTGCTGTTCCACCAGCCCCTTTAGCCTCTCCTAATGTTTACTCGACTCCAACGGCAGCACCACAACCATATGGAGTAGTATCGGGTAATTGGTCTGTCGCGGGACCTTCTATGGTGCCTGGTTCATATATCCAAGGACCTTATGGACCAATGATATTTTCTTCAGGCGTAGTTCCTCTTACTGCTTGGGGGCCTTATTCA GGGACTACTCCTTTGACCAATCTCAATACTCAGTCGGTTGGAGCTGGCCAATTTTACGGGTTCATGCCATTGTCGCCTTCAGCACCTGCTTATGCTGGGCCTTATCAAGCCTTGTCATCTGGTGGACCCAGTAATGTTTCAAAAGAACATTCATATCCTCAGAGACCTGGGCAACCTGAGTGTCAGCATTACCTGAAAACAGGGGACTGCAAGTTTGGTTCATCATGTAAATATCATCATCCTGTACAATGGGGTGCTCCAGAAACAAGTACTGCTCTAAGTGCCATGGGTCTTCCCCTTCGTCCG GGTATTCCAACTTGTAGTTACTATGCACAACATAGAGTATGCAAGTTCGGACCCACATGCAAGTATGATCATCCAATGGAAACTTTGAGTTACAGCCCCTCCACATCGTCTCTATCTGATATACCCGTGGCTCCTTATCGTGTGGGATCTTCCATCGGAACTCTTGCTCCATCGTCCTCATCCTCGGATTTTCGGGCTGAACTAATGTCAGGATCCAATAAAGACATTGTCACTACATTGTCACCCTCTGTCAGTATACCAAGCAGTTCAGCTGGGTCAGTATCATCAACAAGCGGGTCCATATCTCAGTCTAATCCCCAACAGTCGAGCCAGAGTTCTGCTTCTGCTATCATTACTAGTAGCAAAGGGGATGCTGGTCATGTAGGTGCTCGTAGCTAA
- the LOC130817497 gene encoding protein ALWAYS EARLY 3 isoform X1 produces MAPTRKSRSVNKRFPYPSEISPSKDGESANKSNKRKRKVSDMLGPQWSKEELQSFYEAYRKYGKDWKKVATAVRNRTIEMVEALYTMNRAYLSLPEGTASVVGLIAMMTDHYSVLEGSDSEQESNDGVEIPRKPQKRTRGKLHPNMAGNFSDVSHSQSVASSYGCLSLLKKKRSGGNQPRAVGKRTPRVPVRYTYDKDNIGRYISPVRQGLKKLDVADEDVAHEVALALAEASHRGGSPQISQTPNKRREVTSKLPVGLGERLCSESEMTSAKNIGNEVNDDGCEGSLGSTEGDNNFSREKRQSGARKGVGTVAQQKAKRSYGKKVEVEDSEHHYGDDIKEACSGTEGGQKYPSFELKLGPETRDLTCTRSSGQTSKKRSKKVLFGGDEGVALDALQALADLSLLMPSSAAEAESAVPIKKENEVDVDKFRQPDTVNTSQRVKPKASPSKKKGDQSVPQSRGSESTKYTPGKASSPNSSPVTEPKDSNVRKRKSKPYVSRNATSEFRMQADTNTVPEMEFSDQGMKSANKSRRLSHNASQQLGQLVRIAEHSSSSTDIRKDVDDSAISSIQASEITKINTPTKSRSRRKMDKSLIIKADTFVNEQPNISEQFYHDKTMHLKETLCNCLLNHRVRKWCIYEWFYSAIDYPWFAKSEFVEYLYHVGLGHVPRLTRVEWGVIRSSLGKPRRFSEQFLKEEKEKLAYYRESVRSHYTELRMGKREGLPTDLARPLTVGQRVIAIHPRSREIHNGNVLTVDHNRCRVQFDRPELGVEFVKDIDCMPLYPSENIPTSLIRHNACKDKFCEALKQFSASQRSEDRMKEENLIIDPSQKVGSLEGPSNVSPIYVMSNLPKQAKEGYVSPMSYKKNGHIEVISPQQAPTLQQSSGSPMQTKEADIRALAELTRALDKKNALVTELKRMNDDVSEDSTLKNVDSFKKQYAAVLVQLNEVLEQVSSALICLRQRNTYQGNSVVPWQKTKISLEDHGNIVGSVGPLNGLPGNTQGTGSHACEIVDTSRIKARRMVDDALQAVTSLKVEVDSVQTIEEVIDFVNARLLVDDSGLPTQTSQLNGSATLQNQSSSCTSTVVNSDLALDSKSNCASVRCEPHIPSELIANCVATLLMIQKCTERQFPPAEVAQILDLAVTSLQPRSSQNIPIYTEIQKCMGIIRSQILALIPT; encoded by the exons ATGGCTCCTACAAGAAAGTCGAGAAGTGTCAATAAGCGGTTTCCATATCCTAGTGAGATCTCTCCTTCAAAAGATGGAGAAAGTGCTAATAAAAGTAACAAAAGG AAAAGGAAGGTGTCTGACATGCTAGGGCCACAGTGGAGCAAGGAAGAGCTTCAAAGCTTCTATGAGGCATACCGCAAGTATGGGAAAGATTGGAAAAAG GTGGCTACTGCAGTACGTAATCGGACTATAGAAATGGTGGAGGCTCTTTATACTATGAACAGG GCTTATTTGTCTCTTCCAGAGGGAACAGCTTCTGTTGTTGGTTTAATAGCGATGATGACTGATCATTATTCTGTTCTG GAGGGAAGTGATAGTGAACAAGAGAGCAATGATGGTGTTGAAATACCACGAAAACCTCAGAAGCGTACACGTGGAAAATTACATCCTAACATGGCTGGGAACTTTTCAGATGTGTCACATTCTCAGTCAGTTGCTTCAAGTTATGGCTGTTTGTCTCTCTTAAAGAAAAAACGGTCTGGGG GAAATCAACCAAGAGCAGTTGGAAAAAGGACACCACGCGTCCCTGTAAGATATACATATGATAAAGATAACATTGGGAGGTATATTTCCCCAGTTCGGCAGGGGTTAAAAAAGTTAGATGTTGCTGATGAAGATGTGGCTCATGAGGTGGCATTAGCGTTGGCTGAGGCATCCCACAGGGGTGGTTCTCCTCAGATCTCTCAGACACCAAATAAAAGAAGAGAAGTTACTTCAAAATTACCTGTTGGCTTGGGTGAAAGATTG TGTTCGGAATCAGAAATGACAAGCGCAAAAAATATTGGAAATGAAGTGAATGATGATGGGTGTGAAGGAAGCTTGGGAAGCACTGAAGGGGATAACAATTTTTCTAGGGAGAAGCGTCAGTCTGGTGCTAGGAAAGGTGTTGGTACAGTTGCTCAACAGAAAGCAAAGAGGTCCTACGGGAAGAAAGTAGAAGTTGAAGATTCTGAACACCATTATGGGGATGATATAAAGGAAGCCTGCAGTGGTACAGAAGGAGGACAAAAGTACCCTAGTTTCGAATTAAAACTTGGTCCTGAGACAAGAGATTTGACGTGTACTCGATCATCAGGTCAAACCTCTAAAAAGAGGAGCAAAAAGGTCCTTTTTGGTGGAG ATGAAGGTGTAGCGTTGGATGCCCTGCAAGCTTTGGCTGATTTGTCATTATTGATGCCATCTTCTGCAGCTGAAGCAG AGTCAGCTGTGCCAATCAAAAAGGAAAACGAAGTTGATGTTGACAAATTCAGGCAACCAGACACTGTAAATACAAGTCAGAGGGTAAAACCAAAAGCTTCACCATCTAAGAAGAAGGGAGACCAGTCAGTTCCTCAGTCTCGTGGTTCTGAGTCCACAAAATATACACCAGGAAAAGCTTCTTCCCCTAACTCAAGTCCTGTAACTGAACCAAAAGACTCAAACGTGcgaaaaagaaaatcaaagccTTATGTGTCAAGA AATGCTACCTCCGAGTTTCGAATGCAAGCAGATACTAACACTGTGCCGGAAATGGAG TTTTCAGATCAGGGTATGAAGTCAGCTAACAAAAGTCGACGGCTTTCACATAATGCTTCCCAGCAGCTTGGGCAGTTGGTCAGAATCGCGGAACACTCTTCTTCAAGTACCGATATTAGAAAGGATGTAGATGATTCTGCTATATCATCCATACAGGCTTCTGAAATCACCAAGATCAACACACCAACGAAATCTAGAAGCAGGCGTAAAATGGACAAATCACTGATCATAAAAGCGGACACTTTTGTCAATGAACAACCTAACATATCTGAGCAGTTCTACCATGATAAGACAATGCATCTCAAG GAAACGCTTTGTAATTGCCTATTGAACCACCGTGTCAGAAAATGGTGTATATATGAGTGGTTTTACAGTGCTATTGACTACCCTTGGTTTGCTAAAAGTGAGTTTGTGGAGTATTTGTATCATGTGGGTTTGGGCCATGTCCCTAGATTGACCCGTGTTGAATGGGGTGTCATTAGAAG CTCACTGGGAAAACCACGGCGATTTTCTGAGCAGTTCTTgaaggaagaaaaggaaaaacttGCTTACTACCGGGAATCGGTGAGGAGCCACTATACTGAATTGCGCATGGGAAAAAGAGAAGGACTTCCAACTGATTTAGCTCGTCCCTTAACAGTGGGTCAGCGTGTTATAGCAATTCATCCTCGGTCAAGAGAGATTCATAATGGAAATGTACTGACGGTTGATCATAATAGATGTCGGGTTCAGTTTGATAGGCCCGAACTAGGAGTTGAATTCGTCAAG GATATCGACTGCATGCCATTATATCCATCAGAAAATATACCTACATCTCTTATACGACACAATGCTTGTAAAGATAAGTTTTGCGAGGCTTTAAAGCAGTTTAGCGCCAGTCAAAGATCTGAAGATAGGATGAAGGAAGAAAACTTAATAATTGACCCCAGCCAAAAAGTGGGAAGTTTGGAAGGTCCTTCAAATGTTTCTCCTATTTATGTGATGAGTAATCTACCAAAGCAAGCTAAG GAGGGTTATGTAAGTCCAATGTCATACAAAAAGAATGGTCATATTGAAGTAATCAGCCCCCAGCAAGCACCGACTTTGCAGCAGTCTTCTGGTTCCCCAATGCAAACAAAGGAGGCAGATATCCGTGCTTTGGCAGAACTGACCCGCGCTCTTGATAAAAAG AATGCACTGGTGACTGAACTAAAGCGCATGAATGACGATGTTTCTGAAGACAGCACACTAAAAAATGTGGATTCTTTCAAGAAGCAATATGCAGCAGTACTGGTGCAATTAAATGAAGTTTTGGAACAG GTTTCCTCTGCGCTGATATGCTTGAGACAGCGAAATACCTATCAAGGGAACTCTGTAGTTCCGTGGCAGAAGACAAAGATAAGTTTAGAAGATCATGGTAACATTGTTGGGTCTGTTGGTCCATTAAATGGCTTGCCAGGCAATACCCAAGGGACAGGTTCACATGCATGTGAGATTGTTGACACTTCAAGAATAAAAGCCCGAAGGATGGTTGATGATGCACTTCAG GCAGTGACATCTCTGAAGGTAGAGGTAGATTCTGTTCAAACGATTGAAGAGGTAATAGACTTTGTGAATGCTAGACTTTTGGTTGATGATTCTGGCTTACCAACAcaaacatctcaacttaacggAAGTGCAACCCTTCAGAACCAGTCAAGCTCGTGCACTTCAACTGTGGTGAATTCTGATCTAGCACTTGATTCAAAGTCAAATTGTGCATCTGTTAGATGTGAACCACACATTCCGTCGGAGCTCATTGCAAACTGTGTTGCTACACTTCTGATGATTCAA
- the LOC130817485 gene encoding zinc finger CCCH domain-containing protein 32-like isoform X2, whose product MESDGSHSDPTPDSDTQRPLTVLEESMGQLRLENSDAYPERPGAPDCIYFLRTGVCSYGDRCRFNHPPDRSPPPVVGSGNGGGGDFPERDGQPICQYYMRTGTCRYGTSCKYHHPRQEASPVSHFALNVYGYPLRPECAYYIKTGQCKFGMTCKFHHPPPSTVPLQTATQTAVPPAPLASPNVYSTPTAAPQPYGVVSGNWSVAGPSMVPGSYIQGPYGPMIFSSGVVPLTAWGPYSGTTPLTNLNTQSVGAGQFYGFMPLSPSAPAYAGPYQALSSGGPSNVSKEHSYPQRPGQPECQHYLKTGDCKFGSSCKYHHPVQWGAPETSTALSAMGLPLRPGIPTCSYYAQHRVCKFGPTCKYDHPMETLSYSPSTSSLSDIPVAPYRVGSSIGTLAPSSSSSDFRAELMSGSNKDIVTTLSPSVSIPSSSAGSVSSTSGSISQSNPQQSSQSSASAIITSSKGDAGHVGARS is encoded by the exons ATGGAGTCAGATGGGTCCCACTCAGATCCAACTCCTGACTCCGATACTCAACGACCCCTAACTGTTCTTGAAG AATCCATGGGTCAGCTTCGATTAGAAAATTCTGATGCTTATCCGGAAAGACCTGGTGCACCCGATTGCATTTATTTCTTGAGAACCGGTGTTTGTAGCTATGGTGATCGTTGTCGTTTTAATCACCCTCCTGATCGTTCTCCTCCCccg GTGGTAGGAAGCGGAAATGGCGGCGGGGGAGACTTCCCTGAGCGAGATGGTCAGCCTATCTGTCAG TACTATATGAGGACCGGAACTTGCAGATATGGCACTTCTTGTAAGTACCATCATCCAAGGCAGGAAGCGAGTCCTGTGAGCCATTTTGCACTAAATGTCTATGGATATCCCTTGCGACCG GAGTGTGCTTACTACATCAAAACAGGGCAGTGCAAGTTTGGGATGACCTGCAAATTTCATCATCCACCCCCTTCTACTGTGCCGTTGCAAACTGCAACACAAACTGCTGTTCCACCAGCCCCTTTAGCCTCTCCTAATGTTTACTCGACTCCAACGGCAGCACCACAACCATATGGAGTAGTATCGGGTAATTGGTCTGTCGCGGGACCTTCTATGGTGCCTGGTTCATATATCCAAGGACCTTATGGACCAATGATATTTTCTTCAGGCGTAGTTCCTCTTACTGCTTGGGGGCCTTATTCA GGGACTACTCCTTTGACCAATCTCAATACTCAGTCGGTTGGAGCTGGCCAATTTTACGGGTTCATGCCATTGTCGCCTTCAGCACCTGCTTATGCTGGGCCTTATCAAGCCTTGTCATCTGGTGGACCCAGTAATGTTTCAAAAGAACATTCATATCCTCAGAGACCTGGGCAACCTGAGTGTCAGCATTACCTGAAAACAGGGGACTGCAAGTTTGGTTCATCATGTAAATATCATCATCCTGTACAATGGGGTGCTCCAGAAACAAGTACTGCTCTAAGTGCCATGGGTCTTCCCCTTCGTCCG GGTATTCCAACTTGTAGTTACTATGCACAACATAGAGTATGCAAGTTCGGACCCACATGCAAGTATGATCATCCAATGGAAACTTTGAGTTACAGCCCCTCCACATCGTCTCTATCTGATATACCCGTGGCTCCTTATCGTGTGGGATCTTCCATCGGAACTCTTGCTCCATCGTCCTCATCCTCGGATTTTCGGGCTGAACTAATGTCAGGATCCAATAAAGACATTGTCACTACATTGTCACCCTCTGTCAGTATACCAAGCAGTTCAGCTGGGTCAGTATCATCAACAAGCGGGTCCATATCTCAGTCTAATCCCCAACAGTCGAGCCAGAGTTCTGCTTCTGCTATCATTACTAGTAGCAAAGGGGATGCTGGTCATGTAGGTGCTCGTAGCTAA
- the LOC130817497 gene encoding protein ALWAYS EARLY 3 isoform X2: MAPTRKSRSVNKRFPYPSEISPSKDGESANKSNKRKRKVSDMLGPQWSKEELQSFYEAYRKYGKDWKKVATAVRNRTIEMVEALYTMNRAYLSLPEGTASVVGLIAMMTDHYSVLEGSDSEQESNDGVEIPRKPQKRTRGKLHPNMAGNFSDVSHSQSVASSYGCLSLLKKKRSGGNQPRAVGKRTPRVPVRYTYDKDNIGRYISPVRQGLKKLDVADEDVAHEVALALAEASHRGGSPQISQTPNKRREVTSKLPVGLGERLCSESEMTSAKNIGNEVNDDGCEGSLGSTEGDNNFSREKRQSGARKGVGTVAQQKAKRSYGKKVEVEDSEHHYGDDIKEACSGTEGGQKYPSFELKLGPETRDLTCTRSSGQTSKKRSKKVLFGGDEGVALDALQALADLSLLMPSSAAEAESAVPIKKENEVDVDKFRQPDTVNTSQRVKPKASPSKKKGDQSVPQSRGSESTKYTPGKASSPNSSPVTEPKDSNVRKRKSKPYVSRNATSEFRMQADTNTVPEMEFSDQGMKSANKSRRLSHNASQQLGQLVRIAEHSSSSTDIRKDVDDSAISSIQASEITKINTPTKSRSRRKMDKSLIIKADTFVNEQPNISEQFYHDKTMHLKETLCNCLLNHRVRKWCIYEWFYSAIDYPWFAKSEFVEYLYHVGLGHVPRLTRVEWGVIRSSLGKPRRFSEQFLKEEKEKLAYYRESVRSHYTELRMGKREGLPTDLARPLTVGQRVIAIHPRSREIHNGNVLTVDHNRCRVQFDRPELGVEFVKDIDCMPLYPSENIPTSLIRHNACKDKFCEALKQFSASQRSEDRMKEENLIIDPSQKVGSLEGPSNVSPIYVMSNLPKQAKEGYVSPMSYKKNGHIEVISPQQAPTLQQSSGSPMQTKEADIRALAELTRALDKKNALVTELKRMNDDVSEDSTLKNVDSFKKQYAAVLVQLNEVLEQVSSALICLRQRNTYQGNSVVPWQKTKISLEDHGNIVGSVGPLNGLPGNTQGTGSHACEIVDTSRIKARRMVDDALQAVTSLKVEVDSVQTIEENQSSSCTSTVVNSDLALDSKSNCASVRCEPHIPSELIANCVATLLMIQKCTERQFPPAEVAQILDLAVTSLQPRSSQNIPIYTEIQKCMGIIRSQILALIPT, encoded by the exons ATGGCTCCTACAAGAAAGTCGAGAAGTGTCAATAAGCGGTTTCCATATCCTAGTGAGATCTCTCCTTCAAAAGATGGAGAAAGTGCTAATAAAAGTAACAAAAGG AAAAGGAAGGTGTCTGACATGCTAGGGCCACAGTGGAGCAAGGAAGAGCTTCAAAGCTTCTATGAGGCATACCGCAAGTATGGGAAAGATTGGAAAAAG GTGGCTACTGCAGTACGTAATCGGACTATAGAAATGGTGGAGGCTCTTTATACTATGAACAGG GCTTATTTGTCTCTTCCAGAGGGAACAGCTTCTGTTGTTGGTTTAATAGCGATGATGACTGATCATTATTCTGTTCTG GAGGGAAGTGATAGTGAACAAGAGAGCAATGATGGTGTTGAAATACCACGAAAACCTCAGAAGCGTACACGTGGAAAATTACATCCTAACATGGCTGGGAACTTTTCAGATGTGTCACATTCTCAGTCAGTTGCTTCAAGTTATGGCTGTTTGTCTCTCTTAAAGAAAAAACGGTCTGGGG GAAATCAACCAAGAGCAGTTGGAAAAAGGACACCACGCGTCCCTGTAAGATATACATATGATAAAGATAACATTGGGAGGTATATTTCCCCAGTTCGGCAGGGGTTAAAAAAGTTAGATGTTGCTGATGAAGATGTGGCTCATGAGGTGGCATTAGCGTTGGCTGAGGCATCCCACAGGGGTGGTTCTCCTCAGATCTCTCAGACACCAAATAAAAGAAGAGAAGTTACTTCAAAATTACCTGTTGGCTTGGGTGAAAGATTG TGTTCGGAATCAGAAATGACAAGCGCAAAAAATATTGGAAATGAAGTGAATGATGATGGGTGTGAAGGAAGCTTGGGAAGCACTGAAGGGGATAACAATTTTTCTAGGGAGAAGCGTCAGTCTGGTGCTAGGAAAGGTGTTGGTACAGTTGCTCAACAGAAAGCAAAGAGGTCCTACGGGAAGAAAGTAGAAGTTGAAGATTCTGAACACCATTATGGGGATGATATAAAGGAAGCCTGCAGTGGTACAGAAGGAGGACAAAAGTACCCTAGTTTCGAATTAAAACTTGGTCCTGAGACAAGAGATTTGACGTGTACTCGATCATCAGGTCAAACCTCTAAAAAGAGGAGCAAAAAGGTCCTTTTTGGTGGAG ATGAAGGTGTAGCGTTGGATGCCCTGCAAGCTTTGGCTGATTTGTCATTATTGATGCCATCTTCTGCAGCTGAAGCAG AGTCAGCTGTGCCAATCAAAAAGGAAAACGAAGTTGATGTTGACAAATTCAGGCAACCAGACACTGTAAATACAAGTCAGAGGGTAAAACCAAAAGCTTCACCATCTAAGAAGAAGGGAGACCAGTCAGTTCCTCAGTCTCGTGGTTCTGAGTCCACAAAATATACACCAGGAAAAGCTTCTTCCCCTAACTCAAGTCCTGTAACTGAACCAAAAGACTCAAACGTGcgaaaaagaaaatcaaagccTTATGTGTCAAGA AATGCTACCTCCGAGTTTCGAATGCAAGCAGATACTAACACTGTGCCGGAAATGGAG TTTTCAGATCAGGGTATGAAGTCAGCTAACAAAAGTCGACGGCTTTCACATAATGCTTCCCAGCAGCTTGGGCAGTTGGTCAGAATCGCGGAACACTCTTCTTCAAGTACCGATATTAGAAAGGATGTAGATGATTCTGCTATATCATCCATACAGGCTTCTGAAATCACCAAGATCAACACACCAACGAAATCTAGAAGCAGGCGTAAAATGGACAAATCACTGATCATAAAAGCGGACACTTTTGTCAATGAACAACCTAACATATCTGAGCAGTTCTACCATGATAAGACAATGCATCTCAAG GAAACGCTTTGTAATTGCCTATTGAACCACCGTGTCAGAAAATGGTGTATATATGAGTGGTTTTACAGTGCTATTGACTACCCTTGGTTTGCTAAAAGTGAGTTTGTGGAGTATTTGTATCATGTGGGTTTGGGCCATGTCCCTAGATTGACCCGTGTTGAATGGGGTGTCATTAGAAG CTCACTGGGAAAACCACGGCGATTTTCTGAGCAGTTCTTgaaggaagaaaaggaaaaacttGCTTACTACCGGGAATCGGTGAGGAGCCACTATACTGAATTGCGCATGGGAAAAAGAGAAGGACTTCCAACTGATTTAGCTCGTCCCTTAACAGTGGGTCAGCGTGTTATAGCAATTCATCCTCGGTCAAGAGAGATTCATAATGGAAATGTACTGACGGTTGATCATAATAGATGTCGGGTTCAGTTTGATAGGCCCGAACTAGGAGTTGAATTCGTCAAG GATATCGACTGCATGCCATTATATCCATCAGAAAATATACCTACATCTCTTATACGACACAATGCTTGTAAAGATAAGTTTTGCGAGGCTTTAAAGCAGTTTAGCGCCAGTCAAAGATCTGAAGATAGGATGAAGGAAGAAAACTTAATAATTGACCCCAGCCAAAAAGTGGGAAGTTTGGAAGGTCCTTCAAATGTTTCTCCTATTTATGTGATGAGTAATCTACCAAAGCAAGCTAAG GAGGGTTATGTAAGTCCAATGTCATACAAAAAGAATGGTCATATTGAAGTAATCAGCCCCCAGCAAGCACCGACTTTGCAGCAGTCTTCTGGTTCCCCAATGCAAACAAAGGAGGCAGATATCCGTGCTTTGGCAGAACTGACCCGCGCTCTTGATAAAAAG AATGCACTGGTGACTGAACTAAAGCGCATGAATGACGATGTTTCTGAAGACAGCACACTAAAAAATGTGGATTCTTTCAAGAAGCAATATGCAGCAGTACTGGTGCAATTAAATGAAGTTTTGGAACAG GTTTCCTCTGCGCTGATATGCTTGAGACAGCGAAATACCTATCAAGGGAACTCTGTAGTTCCGTGGCAGAAGACAAAGATAAGTTTAGAAGATCATGGTAACATTGTTGGGTCTGTTGGTCCATTAAATGGCTTGCCAGGCAATACCCAAGGGACAGGTTCACATGCATGTGAGATTGTTGACACTTCAAGAATAAAAGCCCGAAGGATGGTTGATGATGCACTTCAG GCAGTGACATCTCTGAAGGTAGAGGTAGATTCTGTTCAAACGATTGAAGAG AACCAGTCAAGCTCGTGCACTTCAACTGTGGTGAATTCTGATCTAGCACTTGATTCAAAGTCAAATTGTGCATCTGTTAGATGTGAACCACACATTCCGTCGGAGCTCATTGCAAACTGTGTTGCTACACTTCTGATGATTCAA
- the LOC130810468 gene encoding uncharacterized protein LOC130810468 yields the protein MGERTCIRDVATCLDLASSTVWRLLKKGEIKAHSNALHPALTDANKIRRVEWILSLIQEDTIQRHPIYKAMYDFIHIDEKWFYLTKKTQRVYLAHKEKVPYRAAKSSKFIPKAMFLGVVARPRWNRYGQCTFDGKIGIFPFINMVAAQRDSKNRSRGSIEIKPTESVTQEVYRSMLI from the coding sequence ATGGGCGAACGTACTTGCATTAGAGATGTGGCAACATGTTTAGACTTGGCATCGTCAACGGTTTGGAGGTTACTAAAAAAAGGCGAGATAAAAGCACATTCAAATGCATTACACCCCGCTTTAACCGATGCCAACAAAATAAGAAGGGTGGAGTGGATTTTGAGCCTTATCCAAGAAGACACAATTCAAAGACACCCAATATACAAAGCTATGTACGATTTTATTCACATCGACGAGAAGTGGTTTTATTTGACCAAGAAAACGCAAAGGGTTTATTTAGCACACAAAGAAAAGGTCCCGTATAGGGCAGCGAAGTCATCAAAATTCATACCTAAGGCCATGTTCTTAGGGGTGGTAGCAAGGCCTAGATGGAATCGATATGGCCAATGTACGTTTGATGGGAAAATTGGAATTTTTCCTTTCATCAATATGGTGGCAGCACAAAGAGACTCAAAAAATCGATCAAGGGGGTCAATAGAGATTAAGCCGACCGAGTCAGTAACTCAAGAGGTGTATAGGAGTATGCTTATATAA